A genomic stretch from Chitinophaga agri includes:
- a CDS encoding GAF domain-containing sensor histidine kinase, which produces MEVQHLLDTNEARLKAVIEATPECIKIVSPDGQLQFMNKAGLCMIEATDAQSVVGGCVFDLIAPEHRAAWIDNHNRVCNGESLHWEFDIIGLNGTRRHMETHAVPMSNSEGTLSQLAVTHDISLKKASDRVLKRNAIILKGQKYALEQAVHGRPIKDVLDTIVKTVEEQSECQLFACILLLAPDGKHLLHGASPSLPQHYNEAVDGGEIGPFAGSCGTAAFKGEEITVADIENDPLWANYKELALSHGLRACWSTPILSSQNKPLATFSLYFRTKQTPSPDDREAVELMARTAGIVIEWYREISERKALMAQLETRVSERTTELNNVNAELQSSNDTLEQFAHVASHDLKEPVRKIKIFTSRLQEEVGDQLTDRGKTYLNKILSSAERMSTMIEGVLNYSVQNGAEQLTEKIDLNVTITEIRNDLEVLIQQKHAEITVGQLPVIEGDRILIHQLFYNLLNNSLKFTNDTTYPKIGIEATPVVNGHQAAYNITITDNGIGFDQKQREKIFDTFTRLNSKDKYDGTGLGLALCKKIVQRHHGMISASSEYGKGAAFQVVLPVVQPGSGGEQPV; this is translated from the coding sequence ATGGAAGTACAACACCTTTTGGACACTAATGAAGCCAGATTAAAGGCTGTTATTGAGGCGACTCCTGAATGTATAAAAATTGTAAGCCCTGACGGCCAGCTTCAGTTTATGAACAAGGCCGGCTTATGCATGATTGAAGCCACTGACGCTCAAAGCGTTGTAGGCGGGTGCGTATTCGATCTCATTGCACCGGAACACCGCGCCGCATGGATAGATAACCATAACAGGGTCTGCAATGGCGAAAGTCTGCACTGGGAGTTCGACATTATCGGACTAAATGGTACAAGACGCCATATGGAGACACATGCAGTCCCTATGTCCAACAGTGAGGGTACCCTTTCACAACTGGCCGTTACCCACGATATCAGCCTGAAAAAGGCATCTGACCGGGTACTAAAGCGGAATGCCATCATCCTGAAAGGACAGAAATATGCATTGGAACAGGCTGTCCACGGCAGGCCCATTAAAGATGTGCTGGACACGATCGTCAAAACAGTAGAAGAACAGTCTGAGTGCCAGTTATTTGCCTGTATCCTGCTATTAGCGCCGGACGGCAAACACCTGCTCCATGGTGCCTCTCCCAGTTTGCCACAGCATTATAACGAAGCGGTGGACGGTGGAGAGATCGGGCCCTTCGCGGGTTCATGTGGTACCGCAGCATTTAAGGGAGAAGAGATTACCGTAGCTGATATTGAAAATGACCCACTCTGGGCCAACTACAAAGAGCTGGCATTATCTCACGGACTACGTGCCTGCTGGTCAACCCCTATCCTTTCCTCACAAAATAAGCCACTGGCCACTTTCTCGCTGTATTTCAGGACTAAACAGACTCCTTCGCCCGATGACCGGGAGGCCGTAGAATTAATGGCCCGGACAGCTGGCATTGTGATAGAATGGTACAGGGAGATCTCTGAGCGTAAAGCCTTAATGGCCCAACTGGAAACACGCGTCAGTGAAAGGACCACTGAACTGAACAATGTGAATGCGGAACTACAGAGTTCCAATGACACGCTGGAGCAATTTGCACATGTGGCCAGTCACGACCTGAAAGAACCTGTCCGGAAGATCAAGATATTCACCTCCCGGCTGCAGGAAGAAGTGGGCGACCAGCTCACAGACAGGGGAAAGACCTATCTGAATAAGATCCTTTCTTCTGCCGAACGTATGTCTACCATGATAGAAGGCGTGCTGAATTATTCTGTACAGAACGGGGCAGAACAGCTAACTGAAAAGATCGATCTGAATGTCACGATCACTGAGATCAGGAATGACCTGGAGGTGCTGATCCAGCAGAAGCATGCGGAGATCACCGTAGGCCAGCTGCCTGTCATTGAAGGCGACCGTATACTTATCCATCAGCTGTTTTACAACCTGCTGAACAATTCACTGAAATTTACCAACGATACGACCTATCCGAAGATCGGCATTGAAGCGACGCCGGTTGTAAATGGTCATCAGGCGGCTTACAACATCACGATCACTGATAATGGGATCGGCTTTGATCAGAAACAGCGTGAGAAGATATTTGACACGTTCACCCGGCTGAATTCCAAGGATAAATATGATGGAACAGGGCTTGGACTGGCATTATGCAAGAAGATCGTTCAGCGGCATCATGGGATGATCAGCGCTTCGAGCGAGTATGGTAAGGGGGCGGCCTTCCAGGTGGTACTACCGGTGGTACAACCGGGCAGCGGCGGAGAACAACCGGTGTAA
- a CDS encoding acyl-CoA thioesterase → MAYEKQIAESVTRIFKAVFPNTVNHYDTLFGGTAMQLMDEAAFITATRFSRMRMVTVSSDKIDFKMAIPHGTIIELVGTVVHVGTTSLKVEVDIFVEQMYNTHREKAISGTFTFVAIDDQKRPTKIVLTHA, encoded by the coding sequence ATGGCATACGAAAAACAGATAGCCGAATCCGTTACACGGATATTCAAAGCGGTATTTCCAAACACAGTGAACCATTATGATACCTTATTCGGCGGTACAGCCATGCAGTTAATGGATGAAGCAGCTTTCATTACAGCGACCCGTTTCAGTCGCATGCGCATGGTTACAGTATCGAGTGACAAGATCGATTTTAAGATGGCTATTCCTCACGGAACTATTATAGAACTGGTGGGCACAGTCGTACATGTAGGTACGACCAGTCTGAAAGTAGAGGTGGATATTTTTGTGGAACAGATGTACAACACACACCGGGAGAAAGCTATTTCCGGCACGTTCACATTCGTTGCGATCGATGATCAGAAACGCCCTACGAAGATCGTGCTGACACATGCATAA
- the metE gene encoding 5-methyltetrahydropteroyltriglutamate--homocysteine S-methyltransferase: protein MQTNILGYPRIGSNRELKKANEAYWAGKISLEKLQLTARQLRRQNWETLHQAGINLIPSNDFSYYDQILDMCIMTGAIPARFKALKENLVNPGSPELYFAMARGYQKNGFDATAMEMTKWFDTNYHYLVPEFDASQHYSLLYNKCLEEFKEAATLGIHTKPVVIGPVSFLLLGKIKDEALQPAALLDKLLPVYNQLLQSLQQAGATWVQIDEPTLVLDLTPEQQDLFLQAYAQMRAAVPALKLLLTTYFGGLQDNTPLAVQLPVDALHIDLVRAPEQLDTILPLLPANVLLSIGVVNGRNIWKNNYEASLGLIQQAIDVIGKDRVLIATSCSLLHTPYDLDLETDEAVLTPQIKNWMAFAKQKVNEVIALRDIIAGNKVLLQANQATMQEKSTAAIIHKPAVKARLAALTDADATRKHPFAIRQQAQEAVLQLPLFPTTTIGSFPQTEDIRKLRADFKKGIISKEAYDTSIRKAVADSVQLQESLRLDVLVHGEFERNDMVEYFGEQLEGFVFTQNGWVQSYGSRCVKPPVIYGDVQRSVPMTVEWSSYAQSLTNKPMKGMLTGPVTILQWSFVRDDQPRAATTLQIALAIRDEVNDLEKAGINVIQVDEPAIREGLPLREADWPSYLEWAVKAFRVAVSGVADTTQIHTHMCYAEFNDIISNIAAMDADVITIETSRSQMELLEVFATFRYPYEIGPGVYDIHSPRVPTVQEMTELLEKAAQLLPARNIWVNPDCGLKTRKWPETEQALRNMVAAAHNMRVAAKTTV from the coding sequence ATGCAAACAAACATTCTTGGCTATCCGCGTATTGGTAGCAACCGGGAATTAAAGAAAGCGAATGAAGCCTACTGGGCAGGTAAGATCTCCCTCGAAAAATTACAGCTTACTGCCCGGCAGTTACGCCGGCAGAACTGGGAGACATTGCATCAGGCAGGTATTAACCTGATTCCATCTAATGACTTTTCCTACTATGATCAGATACTGGATATGTGTATCATGACCGGCGCCATACCCGCACGTTTCAAAGCTTTAAAAGAAAACCTCGTAAACCCCGGCAGTCCTGAGCTATATTTCGCTATGGCGCGTGGTTATCAGAAAAATGGCTTTGATGCCACCGCCATGGAAATGACGAAATGGTTCGATACCAATTATCATTACCTGGTACCTGAGTTTGATGCCTCACAGCATTACAGTTTGCTGTACAATAAATGCCTGGAAGAATTCAAAGAAGCTGCGACGCTCGGTATCCATACCAAACCTGTGGTGATCGGCCCTGTCAGCTTCCTGCTGCTGGGTAAGATAAAAGATGAAGCACTGCAGCCAGCAGCATTGCTGGATAAATTACTGCCTGTGTACAATCAGCTGCTGCAGTCTTTACAACAGGCCGGCGCTACCTGGGTACAAATTGATGAACCCACATTGGTACTCGACCTCACACCGGAACAACAGGATCTTTTCCTCCAGGCATATGCACAGATGAGAGCTGCTGTGCCGGCACTGAAACTACTGCTGACCACCTATTTCGGCGGACTACAGGACAACACTCCGTTAGCGGTGCAACTACCGGTAGACGCGTTACACATAGACCTTGTGAGAGCACCTGAACAACTGGATACGATACTGCCGCTCTTACCAGCGAATGTACTGCTGTCTATCGGTGTCGTGAACGGCCGTAATATCTGGAAGAATAACTATGAAGCATCACTCGGGCTGATACAGCAAGCGATCGATGTAATCGGCAAGGATCGGGTACTGATCGCGACTTCCTGCTCCCTGTTACATACGCCTTATGACCTCGACCTGGAAACAGATGAGGCAGTGCTCACGCCACAGATTAAAAACTGGATGGCCTTTGCCAAACAGAAGGTAAACGAGGTGATTGCATTAAGAGACATTATTGCAGGTAACAAGGTATTACTGCAGGCCAATCAGGCAACCATGCAGGAAAAAAGCACCGCTGCCATCATCCACAAACCAGCAGTGAAAGCCCGGCTGGCAGCACTGACGGATGCGGATGCAACACGTAAACATCCTTTTGCTATCCGGCAGCAGGCACAGGAAGCAGTATTGCAACTGCCCTTATTTCCGACCACAACCATCGGCTCTTTCCCGCAAACAGAAGATATCAGAAAACTACGTGCTGACTTCAAAAAAGGTATCATCAGCAAAGAAGCATATGATACTTCCATCCGCAAAGCAGTAGCCGACTCCGTGCAGTTGCAGGAAAGCCTGCGCCTGGATGTTCTCGTACATGGGGAGTTTGAGCGGAATGACATGGTGGAATATTTCGGCGAGCAACTGGAAGGATTTGTATTCACGCAAAACGGATGGGTACAGAGTTATGGATCCAGGTGTGTCAAACCACCCGTGATATATGGCGACGTGCAACGTAGCGTACCCATGACCGTTGAATGGAGCAGTTATGCACAATCGCTTACCAATAAGCCAATGAAAGGCATGCTGACAGGACCTGTCACCATTTTGCAATGGTCGTTCGTACGTGACGACCAGCCACGTGCTGCTACTACCTTACAGATAGCACTGGCTATCCGTGATGAAGTGAATGATCTTGAAAAAGCAGGCATAAATGTGATACAGGTTGACGAACCTGCTATCAGAGAAGGTTTACCCCTGCGTGAGGCCGACTGGCCATCCTACCTGGAGTGGGCTGTTAAAGCGTTCAGGGTCGCGGTATCCGGCGTAGCAGATACAACACAGATACATACGCATATGTGCTATGCGGAGTTCAATGATATTATCAGCAATATTGCTGCCATGGACGCAGATGTGATCACGATAGAAACCTCCCGCTCACAGATGGAATTGCTGGAAGTATTTGCTACGTTCCGCTATCCATATGAGATAGGTCCGGGTGTGTATGACATTCACTCTCCGCGCGTGCCGACCGTACAGGAAATGACGGAGTTGCTGGAGAAGGCAGCACAGTTGCTGCCGGCACGTAACATCTGGGTCAACCCTGACTGCGGACTGAAAACCCGCAAATGGCCTGAAACAGAGCAGGCATTACGTAACATGGTGGCTGCCGCACATAACATGCGCGTAGCAGCTAAGACAACGGTATAA
- a CDS encoding biopolymer transporter ExbD: MNLRSRRNKRHLELHNGALNDILFILLLFFLIVSTLANPNVIKLTLPKAKSNTKSKQTVVVSINDKREFFVGTNKVPFESLKQMLIPALGRETVDPTIVINAEKSVPVEEVVKVMEVAREIGAKVVLATANPQSKG; encoded by the coding sequence ATGAACTTACGCAGTAGAAGAAATAAGCGGCACCTGGAGCTGCACAATGGAGCACTGAATGATATCCTGTTCATTCTGTTGCTTTTCTTCCTGATCGTGTCAACACTCGCCAATCCGAATGTGATCAAACTGACGCTGCCCAAAGCTAAAAGCAATACCAAGTCTAAGCAGACGGTTGTTGTCAGCATAAATGACAAACGGGAGTTTTTCGTGGGTACCAATAAAGTGCCTTTCGAAAGTCTGAAACAGATGCTGATTCCTGCACTGGGTCGTGAGACAGTAGATCCTACTATCGTCATCAATGCAGAAAAATCTGTACCAGTGGAAGAAGTAGTGAAAGTGATGGAAGTAGCCCGTGAGATCGGTGCAAAAGTGGTATTGGCCACTGCCAATCCGCAGAGTAAAGGATAA
- a CDS encoding exo-beta-N-acetylmuramidase NamZ family protein codes for MYKVVIMLLCCLFMTAAMQAQVITGAERTGEYLPLLKNKRVALLVNQTATIGQTHLVDSLLKLHVHIQKIFSPEHGFRGNADAGEKVASSKDPGTGLPIVSLYGKHRKATAADLNDVDILVFDIQDVGTRFYTYISSLQELMESAAENNKPIIILDRPNPNGHYVDGPVLLDTSLRSFVGMQAVPVVHGMTVGEYARMLNGEKWLKNGVKCRLTVINCLHYDHHTLYQLPVKPSPNLPNMAAIYLYPSTCLFEGTVLSLGRGTDLPFQVFGHPSYPKELYSFTPRSTPGAKEPPLKNVTCYGYNLTGTPEAVNAAMDSKLQLKWLLQAYDLYEEKENFFTPFFDKLAGNTTLQRQIKQGLSEEDIRQSWEPALTQFKTIRKKYLLYAE; via the coding sequence ATGTATAAGGTCGTTATTATGTTACTATGCTGTCTGTTCATGACCGCTGCCATGCAGGCCCAGGTCATTACAGGCGCCGAAAGGACCGGGGAATATCTGCCCCTGCTGAAAAACAAGAGAGTCGCATTACTGGTGAATCAGACGGCCACTATCGGGCAAACGCATCTGGTCGATTCGCTGCTGAAACTGCATGTGCATATTCAGAAAATATTCAGTCCGGAACATGGCTTCAGAGGTAATGCAGACGCCGGCGAGAAAGTTGCCAGCAGCAAGGATCCCGGTACAGGACTGCCTATTGTATCACTCTATGGCAAGCACCGGAAAGCGACTGCTGCTGATCTGAATGATGTGGACATACTCGTGTTTGATATTCAGGATGTCGGCACCCGCTTTTATACGTACATCTCTTCCCTGCAGGAACTGATGGAATCAGCAGCGGAAAATAACAAACCGATCATTATACTGGACCGCCCCAATCCTAACGGGCACTATGTAGATGGGCCTGTGCTGCTGGATACCAGCCTACGTTCGTTTGTAGGGATGCAGGCGGTACCTGTAGTGCATGGTATGACTGTAGGAGAATATGCCCGTATGCTCAATGGAGAGAAATGGCTGAAGAATGGTGTCAAATGCCGGCTAACAGTCATTAACTGCCTGCACTACGATCATCATACCCTGTATCAGCTGCCGGTAAAACCATCGCCTAATCTGCCGAACATGGCAGCCATCTACCTTTACCCTTCCACCTGTCTGTTTGAAGGTACGGTGCTGAGTCTGGGACGTGGTACTGACCTGCCTTTTCAGGTATTCGGCCATCCGTCATATCCTAAAGAACTGTACAGTTTTACGCCACGCAGCACACCCGGAGCTAAAGAGCCACCATTAAAAAATGTGACCTGCTACGGGTATAACCTCACCGGTACACCGGAAGCTGTCAATGCTGCAATGGACAGTAAACTGCAGTTAAAATGGCTGTTACAGGCATACGATCTGTATGAAGAGAAAGAAAATTTCTTTACTCCCTTTTTCGATAAACTGGCAGGTAATACTACCTTGCAGAGACAAATCAAACAGGGCCTCAGCGAAGAAGATATCCGCCAGAGCTGGGAACCTGCACTGACACAATTTAAAACTATCAGGAAGAAATACTTATTATATGCAGAGTGA
- a CDS encoding FKBP-type peptidyl-prolyl cis-trans isomerase, whose translation MQAVKNGDTVRVHYHGRLTNGTTFDSSEGRDPLEFIVGSGQVIKGFDNGVVDMTIGEKRTLEIPVDQAYGPKNEELIMEFPKDNIPADLNPQVGMDLQMSNPQGQVFPVKVAAIGDNSITLDANHPLAGEDLIFDIELVEIK comes from the coding sequence ATGCAAGCAGTTAAAAACGGAGATACGGTGCGTGTGCATTATCATGGTCGCCTGACTAACGGAACAACCTTTGATTCTTCCGAGGGCAGGGACCCATTGGAGTTCATAGTAGGCTCCGGTCAGGTTATTAAAGGCTTCGACAATGGTGTTGTGGACATGACAATTGGTGAAAAAAGAACACTTGAGATTCCTGTTGATCAGGCATATGGTCCAAAGAATGAGGAGCTGATCATGGAGTTCCCTAAAGACAATATCCCGGCTGATCTGAATCCACAGGTAGGTATGGATCTGCAGATGAGCAACCCACAGGGTCAGGTATTCCCTGTGAAAGTAGCTGCAATTGGCGACAACTCTATCACGCTCGACGCTAACCACCCACTGGCTGGCGAAGACCTGATTTTCGATATTGAACTCGTAGAGATCAAGTAG
- a CDS encoding cysteine-rich CWC family protein, whose translation MACHETITCPRCHAAFECRVGSILRCQCQQVTLTEEERTFIGETYSGCLCAGCLNDMKKNYRQTRFKERLRQLFSLRSKR comes from the coding sequence ATGGCTTGTCATGAAACCATTACCTGCCCACGCTGCCATGCAGCATTTGAATGCCGCGTTGGCTCGATCCTTCGCTGTCAATGCCAGCAGGTAACGCTGACTGAAGAGGAGCGCACCTTTATAGGTGAGACTTATTCCGGATGTCTCTGCGCCGGATGCTTAAATGACATGAAAAAGAATTACAGGCAAACCCGCTTTAAAGAACGCCTGCGACAACTATTCTCCCTGCGGTCAAAAAGATAA
- the pepT gene encoding peptidase T → MFNNYKYTVTERFTRYVQIDTQSDPLSKSFPSTEKQKDLGRLLVSELHEIGITDAIMDEHGYVFATIPGNTTKQVPVICFCSHMDTSSDCSGKDVKPIIHRQYDGGDISLPHDGTVIRAAEHPYLVSKKGEDIITASGNTLLGADDKAGVAEIMDAAQFLMTHPEVKHGDIRILFTPDEEVGRGVEKLDIQRLGAQFGYTLDGGERGSLENESFSADGAKIAIDGVSVHPGTAKDKLVSAIKIASEIVDALPKDSLSPETTEDRQGFIHPVRIHGIVEHAEIDFILRDFVTAKLEDHADFLRNTMNTVMARYPQASATLTVTQQYRNMREVLDLHPEVTANAEEAIRRAGVEPLRLIIRGGTDGSRLSFMGLPCPNIFTGEMALHSKNEYVSIQDMEKAVQTIVHLAQVWEERS, encoded by the coding sequence ATGTTCAACAATTATAAATACACGGTAACTGAGCGTTTTACGCGCTACGTGCAGATAGATACACAATCAGACCCGCTGAGTAAGTCTTTTCCTTCTACTGAAAAGCAGAAGGACCTTGGCCGGTTGTTAGTCAGCGAATTACATGAAATAGGTATTACGGATGCCATCATGGACGAGCATGGATATGTCTTTGCGACCATCCCCGGCAACACCACTAAACAGGTGCCGGTGATCTGCTTCTGTTCTCACATGGATACTTCCAGTGATTGCAGCGGGAAAGACGTAAAGCCTATCATTCACCGCCAGTACGACGGCGGCGATATAAGTCTGCCGCACGATGGTACCGTGATCAGGGCTGCCGAACACCCTTACCTGGTCTCCAAGAAAGGAGAGGACATCATTACTGCCAGCGGTAACACATTACTGGGAGCAGATGATAAGGCAGGTGTAGCAGAGATCATGGACGCAGCACAGTTCCTGATGACGCATCCTGAGGTGAAACACGGCGATATCCGTATCCTGTTCACGCCGGATGAAGAAGTAGGCCGTGGTGTGGAAAAGCTGGATATACAGCGCCTGGGTGCACAGTTTGGCTACACACTGGATGGTGGCGAGCGTGGTTCACTCGAAAATGAAAGTTTCTCTGCGGATGGTGCCAAGATCGCTATTGATGGCGTGAGCGTACATCCGGGAACTGCTAAAGATAAACTTGTCAGTGCTATTAAAATAGCCAGTGAGATAGTAGATGCGCTGCCGAAAGACAGCCTGTCTCCCGAGACTACGGAAGACCGTCAGGGTTTTATCCACCCGGTGCGTATACACGGTATTGTGGAGCATGCGGAGATAGATTTTATCCTGCGCGATTTCGTAACGGCGAAGCTGGAAGACCATGCTGACTTCCTGCGGAATACGATGAATACGGTGATGGCCCGCTATCCGCAGGCAAGTGCGACCCTGACCGTTACACAGCAATACCGTAACATGCGTGAAGTGCTGGACCTGCATCCCGAGGTAACCGCCAATGCAGAAGAAGCGATCCGCCGCGCAGGCGTTGAGCCGTTACGACTGATCATCCGTGGAGGAACGGACGGTTCCAGGCTCTCATTTATGGGATTGCCCTGCCCGAATATCTTCACGGGAGAGATGGCGCTGCACAGTAAAAATGAGTATGTAAGTATCCAGGACATGGAAAAAGCGGTGCAAACGATTGTGCATCTGGCCCAGGTATGGGAAGAACGGAGCTAA
- the fmt gene encoding methionyl-tRNA formyltransferase, whose translation MQSELKDQQNLRIIFMGTPDFAVASLDILVQNGFNVVAVVTAPDKPAGRGLQLQQSAVKQYAVANNLPVLQPEKLKNPAFLEELQALKADLQVVVAFRMLPELVWNMPPLGTINVHASLLPNYRGAAPINWAIINGEKESGVTTFKLQHEIDTGDILFNQSVVIRDDETAGELHDDLMITGARLLLKTVQALASGTARETPQADIKAEDIKHAPKIFKETCQINWEQPIEQIYNLVRGLSPYPTAWTTLGGKILKIYKATREHTAPSVAPGEVVSDNKTYLKIAAPDGYLAVQEVQLEGKKKMDVESFLRGYKVN comes from the coding sequence ATGCAGAGTGAGCTAAAGGACCAACAAAATCTCAGGATCATCTTTATGGGTACGCCGGACTTCGCCGTGGCGTCACTCGATATCCTGGTACAGAACGGATTTAATGTAGTGGCTGTTGTCACTGCGCCTGATAAACCTGCCGGCAGAGGATTACAGTTGCAGCAGAGTGCTGTTAAACAATATGCGGTAGCTAACAATCTGCCGGTATTACAACCTGAGAAGCTGAAGAACCCTGCCTTCCTGGAAGAATTACAGGCCTTAAAAGCAGATCTGCAGGTAGTGGTAGCTTTCCGTATGTTACCAGAATTAGTGTGGAATATGCCGCCTTTAGGCACGATTAACGTACACGCTTCCCTGTTGCCTAACTACAGAGGTGCTGCCCCTATTAACTGGGCTATCATCAACGGGGAAAAGGAATCGGGTGTGACTACCTTTAAACTCCAGCATGAAATTGATACCGGTGATATCCTGTTCAACCAGTCTGTCGTGATAAGAGATGATGAAACCGCCGGAGAACTGCACGACGACCTGATGATCACCGGTGCCCGGCTACTGCTGAAAACAGTGCAGGCCCTGGCATCCGGTACTGCCCGGGAGACGCCACAGGCGGATATTAAAGCGGAAGATATCAAACATGCACCGAAGATATTCAAGGAAACCTGTCAGATCAACTGGGAACAGCCGATTGAGCAGATCTATAATCTCGTACGTGGTCTGAGCCCTTATCCGACTGCCTGGACAACACTCGGTGGTAAGATCCTGAAAATATACAAGGCTACCAGAGAACATACCGCACCATCCGTTGCTCCGGGTGAAGTGGTAAGTGATAATAAAACCTATCTTAAGATCGCTGCACCAGATGGCTATCTTGCTGTGCAGGAAGTACAGCTGGAAGGAAAGAAGAAGATGGATGTGGAGTCGTTCCTGAGAGGATACAAGGTGAATTAG
- a CDS encoding LysM peptidoglycan-binding domain-containing protein has product MVKTFMTIAGLVLCVAGGVQAQDRVQVQGTSPDLYVQHTVKKGETLYSLGRSYSLSPKQIATENNISAEQGLQLGQSVKIPLNNTNFSQKSDAGGTPVYHKVEEKETLYRLSVNHNKVSLDNIRRWNNMSGDGLQKDSYVIIGYLKGAGSPSSSAPVASNPAPATPPATQPPASNPAPVTPTPAPSAPVATTPPAGTTPAPPVTKPDQQAPPEPVKTPETNTGATRPVASGSFEALYNQQTSNGKNVTAEKGPGGWFKSNASAGKYYALHNTAPRGTIIKVTNPLNGKFIYAKVLEAIPQIKQNEGLIIKLSDSALEALGTNEAKFYCQLNYEE; this is encoded by the coding sequence ATGGTAAAAACGTTCATGACAATTGCAGGACTTGTATTATGTGTTGCCGGTGGTGTACAGGCACAGGATAGGGTACAGGTACAGGGTACCTCGCCTGATCTGTATGTACAACATACTGTAAAGAAAGGAGAAACCCTTTACAGTCTGGGCAGGTCCTATAGTTTGTCTCCAAAACAGATCGCAACCGAGAACAACATCTCAGCGGAACAGGGTTTGCAGCTGGGACAGTCTGTAAAGATCCCCTTAAACAACACTAACTTCTCACAGAAATCAGATGCAGGCGGAACGCCTGTATACCATAAGGTAGAGGAAAAAGAAACCCTCTACAGGCTCAGCGTGAATCATAATAAGGTTTCGCTGGACAACATCCGTCGCTGGAATAACATGAGCGGCGATGGGTTGCAGAAAGACAGCTACGTGATCATCGGTTATCTGAAAGGTGCCGGTAGTCCATCTTCATCTGCGCCGGTAGCCAGCAATCCGGCGCCAGCTACTCCTCCAGCCACGCAACCTCCTGCTTCAAATCCGGCGCCGGTAACACCTACGCCTGCACCATCTGCACCGGTAGCGACCACGCCTCCGGCAGGTACTACCCCTGCACCTCCGGTAACAAAACCTGATCAGCAGGCACCACCAGAACCAGTGAAAACACCTGAGACCAACACAGGCGCTACCAGACCTGTTGCCAGTGGTTCTTTTGAGGCGCTGTATAATCAGCAGACCAGCAATGGTAAAAATGTAACAGCCGAGAAGGGCCCGGGTGGATGGTTCAAGAGCAATGCGAGTGCAGGTAAATATTATGCCCTGCATAATACCGCTCCAAGAGGCACCATCATTAAAGTGACCAATCCGCTGAATGGTAAGTTCATCTACGCGAAAGTGCTGGAAGCCATTCCGCAGATCAAGCAGAATGAAGGCCTGATCATCAAACTGAGTGATTCTGCACTGGAAGCACTGGGCACGAATGAGGCGAAATTCTATTGTCAGCTGAACTACGAAGAATAG
- a CDS encoding MotA/TolQ/ExbB proton channel family protein, with product MLLGLVTLLQEPLLQPKADTVASAATAAAAATADQQIRLLDLLVKGGILMIPLGILSVIAIFAFVERYLTISKAGKLEDNFMPMIRDHISNGNISAARSLSKNTNSPIARMIDKGIQRIGKPIENIEKSMENVGKLEIYKMEKNLVILSIIAGIAPMFGFLGTIAGMIQTFFNISITSDITLGTIAGGIYVKMITSATGLIIGLVAFIGYSFLNAQIDKVINKMEAASSEFIDILQEPTK from the coding sequence ATGCTCTTAGGACTCGTTACATTATTACAGGAACCTCTATTACAGCCAAAGGCGGACACCGTTGCCAGCGCAGCCACTGCAGCCGCTGCGGCAACAGCCGATCAGCAAATCAGATTACTTGACCTCCTGGTAAAAGGTGGTATCCTGATGATCCCCCTGGGAATACTTTCAGTGATCGCTATTTTTGCCTTCGTGGAAAGGTATCTTACTATCTCCAAAGCAGGTAAGCTGGAAGATAACTTTATGCCAATGATCAGAGATCATATCTCTAATGGCAATATCTCTGCTGCCCGTTCTTTGTCCAAAAATACCAACAGTCCTATCGCCAGAATGATCGATAAAGGTATCCAGCGTATCGGCAAACCTATTGAGAACATTGAAAAATCAATGGAGAATGTAGGTAAACTGGAGATCTATAAGATGGAAAAGAACCTCGTGATACTCTCCATCATCGCAGGTATTGCGCCGATGTTCGGGTTCCTGGGTACCATCGCTGGTATGATCCAGACCTTCTTTAACATCTCCATCACCTCCGATATCACCCTCGGTACGATCGCTGGTGGTATTTATGTAAAGATGATCACTTCCGCTACAGGTCTGATCATTGGTCTGGTAGCCTTCATCGGTTACAGCTTCCTGAATGCACAGATAGACAAGGTTATCAATAAAATGGAGGCCGCTTCATCAGAGTTCATTGATATTTTGCAGGAACCAACAAAGTAA